Part of the Panicum virgatum strain AP13 chromosome 4N, P.virgatum_v5, whole genome shotgun sequence genome is shown below.
AGTCTAGACAACTTCTGTTTTTGATCATTTGGAAGGATGACTTGTGTATCCACATCATACAAAAGCTGCATATCTAAACCAGTAAGATGCTCTGTTTGACTAATATGTCCATCCACAGGACCATCCCATAGGGAACTACTAACACCTGGAGCAGATAGTTCACTTCCTCTTAAAGAGCTCAAATCACTTCCAATACTTTCAGAAGAGTCCTTCCGAGCATGGCCAGGATTAGAATCACGATCCTCTTCAGAAACAACTCGCCTGTGAGACGCTACCGAACCATTTCTACCATCATGTTCCAAAAAgagaaggttccctttcctgtGATTCGGGACACTACTAACATGCTCATCGGACTGATCTAAGATAGCTTCTCCCAACACACCATTGCCAGTTGCTCCTGTCAGACTGCTACCACGAGTAAGTGCATGATTTACTTTATTGGACTCAGTGAGAGAACCAGAAGCAGGTCCATCAGGATGCGGAGAAGAGTCCGTACTACTTTTAGCAGAAGAACCTGCTTCAGAAGGACGCCCATTTCGTTCTTGGAAATCTAAATTTAGCACAACAATATAATTAAATCTGCTATTATGTTCAATGCGCACGCTTAAGACAATGAATAATTTACAGTTAGGGGAAAATATAAATCAAATAGCACATACATGAACGTGCGGCAGCTTCAAGTTCAAGAAAAGCGGCAACAGGAGCACTTCTTGACAAGTCAATGTCAGAAAGCAACTTTTGCATCCACTCCTCCAATGCATGCCTTCTCTGCAACCAGAACAGTTTGAGAATACAGTCTAAGAAGAAGACAAAATAGTTAACTACTTAACATAAAGCATCCAGGTGACATGGGAAAATTAACAAGTATATTGAGTCAAGATACATCTTACCTCTTCTAGAAGCAACCTGCTCGTATTTATTCTCAAGAAAGCATGCTTCGGAGGAGCCGACGGGACATCTTTTCTGGGAAATGCACTCTTAAGCTGCAGCGTGGGACATTTCAAGTATGAGAAAGAAAATATTGAACTTGAAAGAAAACACATGTTATGAAATGAGATATCAAGAGCTAATGAATATGGAATAGCAGAGTTTCATTGGCATATCATATTCAGGAAATCACCAAGTTAATTAAAATGACAAGGTTCTCCATGAAAACAAATCATAGCAAATGAAACATATCAACATCAGAACAAAGCATAGATCATTTTTCTGAGGTTAACAAGGAGGACTGTGTGAACTAGCATTGGTACAGACTTGTAACTTGTAAGAACAATGGAACTGGGAGTGTTAGAACATGAACCAGAACCACTGCATATCTATGCGATGCATTGCAACAGGTAATGCAGCAATGAATAGCAATCAGTAAGTTTGCGCAGTACATATTCAAGTCATTATCAACACAACTAATTATGTTTAACTACACAATCATACTTACGGATTGAGTGCATTTCTAAAACTTAGTACAGCAAGTCATTATCGACACAAATTGGTTATTTAGAGCTACacagtgatttttttttcatgataATTGCATTCTAAAACTTACTGTCAGCCCGAGCAGCTTGCCAGGTTAGTTGGGCTAAAGAAGGATTGTTCTTTTCAAAAGGAGCAtgccttttttttccaaaaagacCAACTATTCAAAGACTTGTTTCACTTTGCCTTTCCTTGTTCAACATTTTCAACCCATAGAACTACATACCCATAGCTATTTTCGGTAAGTAGTAATGGTATATTCAGATAGTATAAGCTGATTTTGAGTTACAGGAAGAAAACATCGCAAGTTTAAGATACTCGATATTTGAAACAACAAATTGGCAACACTTGGAATATTTGAATTAACATGCCAACAATTGCCTCAACTTACATCAGAACATAACTTCAAAAAGTCACTAAACCTTCGGAGAATTCCATGGCTTGAGCTAAAGCCTTCTGGAGATTGTATACCAACATGTATCCTGTAAAACTGTCCTTTATGGGCATTAAAGAGAGATACATAAAAAGAATAAATCAAGGTTCAAGATTTCAATGAGATGCAAATGATAAGTGCCTTTTTCCTGTTGATTGCAACTATTCACATCGCACACAAGAAAAAGGGAATATGTAACACAATCTTTTAGAAACACATTGAAGTCCCAAAATATAGTTAACATATTAAGATGTCCAAATACTGTAAATGGAGATGTCCTTAAAAGAAAAACAGTTTTTGCTGAATaatttcttttccatttttcaTTGGTTCATAAAAGTTTGGTGACACATGTAGCTAAATTTATTGTATAACAAGGACAATCCCTGAAACACCTTCCAATTGGCATATGGAATGCAACTAAATTGACTGTATTCAAGTCATTTACAGCATGCATTGATACAAATAAGAGAAATAAGAAGCCTACAAGGTAAACTACAAGGTAAACAGTACTTACAACGACAGATTTCAAAAAGCTGTCAGCGGTCACACCAGCTTCAGGTGTCTGAGTGATCCAAGAAGGTATCATTACACAGTAACTCCATCCTGTTTGAGGGTTATGTGGCCATATGGTGTTCCTTCCCTCCTGTATGCAGGCAACAAGCCCATGGGCAGCGTCAACCAATAGACAGTTTAGAGCATTTTGCTGGAGCCAATAAAGTACAAGAAATGTTTCTTGATGGAAACCCTTTAGAATAGGACGCCTTTTCATGGAAACTCTGCCACGGTTTACATCTTTGTGCATTAGCGAATTTTCCAAATTAAGCATACAGAATTATTTCAGGCAAAAGTGTGCTAAAGGTGCCACTGATCATACTAACTCGAAACCTTAATAACTGACACAACACAGCATGAGCAGAAATTTAAATCATGCAATAACGCTGAAGGATCAAAACATTAACCAGCTAAATTACAACGGACACCTGTAATCCTGGAAAAAAGAAGCTCTCAGACTCCACATAAGACTGCTACTGAGTAACAAGGCCATCAAGGTGGAGTACAACTGATTTTTCCAATCCCACTCTCATCAAAAGTACACCATGAAACACAAAACCTACTCCTTACAAGCTAAACATAATCCAAAACCCTTGTAAAAAGAGCAGACTTAAAATGGACTCATCCACTCCCACACTCAGTAAACTAATGCCGTAATGCATCAAACCCATATCCTACTCCGCGAAAGTGAAATACAACAAATCCAAAACCCTAACGGAAGGAAAGCTCTAAGCTACGGAATCAGCAAACGCACAACGTGGCGCTCAGCTCGGCGAATTTGGCTGCAGATCCCACAACCCACACATTTAATACCCGGACACATGCAGCAACATACTAGTAAGCCCAACGCAGCTACTAGTAAGCCCAACGCAGCTGCAGCCAAATCCAACCCAAAGCCGCCTGGCCCATCGACGATCGGCAACACCCCAAGCACGGCGAACACACCTACATCCAGCGCAATCGAGCAAAGTAGCATCGAATCCAGCCCGGAACCGGGATCGCTATCGCCCcacaggcgccgccggcgggagccGCATCTGCCGCCGAGATCAGAGCGGGAGCCGGATCGAGACggcgcggggcgggggcggcgcgacgggagaagggagaggggaTGGCGGCGGGGGCGCTTACCCATCTCTTCGGGGGAGGGCTCCAGTCCATGCCGAGCGGCAAAGGCGAGGTGCCGTCGTGGCGGTGCTTCGGGGGGCTGGGGGCCTTCTTCCGCCCCGACGACGGcgtcgccatcgccatcgcgcgcgggacggcggcggcggtgggatcGGGGCGGACGAATCTGCCGAGGCGTCGCGCCGATGATTCCTTAGTTTCCCACTAGTGCTGGAGGGAGATTAGAGGCAGCCGCGGAGGGGAGCAGCGGCCTGAGGCGGACGCGGTGGCGGACGCTCCCGCGATCGCATCTAACTGCCAACGCCAGCAAAGGCAGCGGCAGCGCCCGCCCCGCCGTATCTTCCACGGTTTGGTTCCACCGCCGCTGTGTGCTGATCATGGCTGGGCaaaatacccgaaacccgaagtcCGAATCTaaaaaaacccgagcccgaacccgaatccgaaaaatccgaatccgaaaaacccgaaccccaATTCGGGTTCtaacccac
Proteins encoded:
- the LOC120671269 gene encoding PX domain-containing protein EREL1-like produces the protein MAMATPSSGRKKAPSPPKHRHDGTSPLPLGMDWSPPPKRWEGRNTIWPHNPQTGWSYCVMIPSWITQTPEAGVTADSFLKSVVFYRIHVGIQSPEGFSSSHGILRRFSDFLKLCSDLKSAFPRKDVPSAPPKHAFLRINTSRLLLEERRHALEEWMQKLLSDIDLSRSAPVAAFLELEAAARSYFQERNGRPSEAGSSAKSSTDSSPHPDGPASGSLTESNKVNHALTRGSSLTGATGNGVLGEAILDQSDEHVSSVPNHRKGNLLFLEHDGRNGSVASHRRVVSEEDRDSNPGHARKDSSESIGSDLSSLRGSELSAPGVSSSLWDGPVDGHISQTEHLTGLDMQLLYDVDTQVILPNDQKQKLSRLLITMQRRIGTAKTDMGDLIARLNQEAAVKDYLTTKVKDLEVELEATKQKGRETLQQAILAERERITQMQWDMDELRRKYSEMESNLKIEQTEKPHAESEITSASGENETLIEELEIKRKEVESLKQRLGEVEAKSKADIKVLVKEVKSLRNSQKDMKKVLNQYLEEKTDLERVINREKQRSTRMRLSREKFLHECRLLRERLQECSAKFLAEEQDDFTIDPSSLPDALDLLATSDNRIRLLVAEAQLLARGDEQGSSDDGDNSDSRSSLTMGTEEANVTDEDTTKMLSDLLIDNAQLRMRLNAVIRNAVNTTVKPEKEGSGEVLPKKTVLNWLLDR